AGCCGACGAGCTTATCCTCACGGGCAGTATCATTGGCTTTACGTATGGTTACCTGCTCGGTACGTTGTAGTTTGAGTTCTTTGTAGCCTGCAGCGGTGGTATCGGTAATGGTAAGCAGGCGCGCATCGATAGCTTTTATCTGCGCATCGGCAGTGGCTATTTTGGTATTAATTTCGTTAATAACAAGGGTATTATAAAAATACCCTGTTATTACGCCCACAACAAGGGCTATAAATATGTAAAGTGTAAGTTTACTACGGCGCATGCAAGTCAGTTAAACCCCAAAGCTACAAATTTACACCGTTAATTAAAGCAGGCGTTGAAAACGCCGGTTCTACAGGTCAACCTTACTTACTTTTACCGCGGTACCGTAAGCAAGCACTTCGGTAACGCCCTGCATAACCTCATTGGCATCATAGCGCATGTTGATAACGGCTGTTGCACCAACTTCCTGCGCGTGCAGTATCATCAGGTTATATGCTTCCTGGCGGGCTTGCTCACAAAGCTCAGTATAAATACTGTTACGCCCACCAAATATGGTTTGTAAACCGCCTAAAAAATTACCGCCTACTCCGCGTGAGCGTACTGTAATACCACGGATAACGCCTAAATGTTCGGTTACTTTGTACCCTTCTAAATGTGTGCTGGTTGTTACTATCATAGTTATAAATGTATTGTTTAACTCAAACATAACTTATATCCTCAATATTTAAATGAATAATAGAACTTTGTTGTGTTACACGATTTAACTGCTATGAGTATAACTACCTACGGACTCCAAAATATAAAAAAGGAACTGCAGCACATGCCCCCTGCCCAAATGGCCGAACTGTTGCTGCGCCTTGCCCGCTATAAAAAAGAAAATAAGGAGCTGTTAGCTTACCTGATGTTCGAGGCGCATGACGAAGCGGCCTTTGTTACCCAGGTTAAAAGTGAAATAGGTTTTATGTTTAGTCAGCTACCTTCACAAAGTTATTTTGCCGCTAAAGCACTGCGTAAAATTTTAAGATTGATAGCCAAATATGTTAAGTTCATCGCATCAAAAACCGCTGAGATTGACCTACTGATAAATTTCGGTGAGAACTACCTGCAATATGCAGACCGCAAAACGTCCTACAAACCACTGCGTGTAATATTTATAAAGCAGCTGGAAAAAATCCGCAACAACATTAATAAACTGCACGAGGACGTAAGGCATGATTATTCGCCTGATTATGAACAGTTACTGAGCGATGCAGATAAAAAATTGCAGTGGTTAAATATTATTGATTACCAGTTGTAACATATTAATAACTTTGCACTCTAAACTGTATAACAATTAACTGCAAGCGTGCCCGGTAAAGAAGCAGCCTTTAAACAAATTTTTGAAGCCAACTCAAAAAAAATATTCCACCTGTGTTACGGTTACACAGGGGATGATGACGCGGCACATGATCTGTTGCAGGAAACCTTTTTAAAGGTTTGGCAAAACCTGGATAAATTCCGCAACCAGGCCATGATCTCTACCTGGATATACCGCATTGCCGTAAACACCTGCCTTACTTACCTGCGCTCTGAAAAACGCCAGGCTAAGGACGAACTGACCCCGCAGATTGCGGAAACCAAACGCGAAGAACTATCTGAGAAGAACGAGCAGGTGGCATTATTATATAAATGTATCTCCAAGCTCGAAGAGTCGGAAAGAATTATTATAACCATGGTGCTTGATGAAATGCCCTACCCTGAAATTGCTGAGATCTCAGGGATATCCGAAGGCAATCTGCGGGTAAAAATTCATCGTATAAAACAAAAGTTAACAGAATTATACAACCAGTATGAAAGACTTTGATCATATAATGTCGGTTTGGCAAGAGCAGCCAAAACGCGATCAGCTTTCGGTAGACGAGGCGCTGAAGCAGGTGAAACGTGGAGTGGGAAGCCTTAATAAAAGGTTGTTGCGTGGTATTGTAAGCATGGCCATAGGTGCAGGCGCGGTATTAATGGTATTGTTGTTCCTGGTATTTCAATCATGGGTTACGTATGCAGGCATTAGCATAATACTTTGTACCATGCTGCTATATATGTTTGTAATGATCAAAGATTACAAACTCGTATCAAAGGAAGATGTCACTATCCATCCGGCGGAATATTTGCAGGGTTTAAAAGAATATCAGCGCCGCCGCGCAGACCTCTACGGATGGCTATATTACCTTTATCTGTTATTAATTACTATTGGCTTATCTCTGTACCTGTTTGAGGTGCTTGAGCATTCATCACAGATATTTCGCTTCTCGTTTTATGGCTTTACCGTGGTATGGCTGCTTTATGTGGCTTTTTACCTTAAAGACCGCATTTTCAAGCTTGAACAGGAAAAACTCAACCTGATTATTGAGCGGTTGGAACGGTTGCAAAATCAGTTCGACTAAATTCCATCACTTTAAGGCGGTTGTTTAATGTATTTATTACATCGGCATAACGATGGTGCTACCTTTTTTATTAATATTTGCGAATGACTGAGACCGAACAGCTGAAGCTCCAGAAACTCACCGGGCTATCAACCGGCTATAAAGCTTTTTTGTACGATTGCGATGGCACACTTGCCGATAACATGCCCGCGCACAAAGCCGCCTACATTAAAGTGGCTGCTGACGGCGGCCTGGTGTTTGACGGCGCCATTGTTGACGAACTGGCCGGCTGGCCGGTTAAAAATGTAGTTGAAGAAATAAACAAGCGTTATAACAGCGCTTTTGACCCGGCCGTGTTCGCCGAAAAACGCTACCAGGTTTTTTTTGACGAATACCTGGAAAATACTCAGCCCATAAATTATGTTGTTGAACATTTAAAAGCGCACGTGGGCAAAGTGCGTATCGCCGTCGTATCGGGCAGCGGACGCAAAGCTGTCGAAAAGACATTGACGCTACTTGGTTTAATTGATTACGTTGAAGTATTGGTATGCGCAGGTGAAACCAAACACGGCAAACCCTACCCCGATCCTTTTTTAGCTGCGGCTGAAAAGCTTGGCGTTTCTCCCGCCGACTGCCTGGTATTTGAAGATGGCGAAGCCGGCACAACCGCTGCCACCGCAGCGGGTATGAAATGGGTACGTATTGATAAACTCTAACTTATTGCTGCTGCCGCGATGCTTTAACCTTCTCAAAGTATTCTATCAGTTTATCAATATTATTCAAGTTGAATTTATTTTGGCGGATGAGGTTAACCACTTCCGGCTCATCGCCCATAATGTCGCACATAATGTCGTTAAAGTTTATGGGGGTTAGCAGCATCATTTCGGCCGTGTTGGCGCCAAAGTAATAAGCCGTTTTTTGCCTGTCGCCATTGCCGTTGCCCCCTAACGATATACCAACACCACCGCCTACTCCGCCATAGCCGCCGCTACCCAAACCAAAACCACCCGATAGGCCCGGCCTGATACCAAAACCGGACTTACCCTTGCCGCCTTTTCCGGTATATAACTTAATCTCCTCGTTAAGTACAACCCGTACAAAATCAAACTCCTTACCTGCCCACATCGTATTCCCCGGCGCATGGGCCACTACAAAACTATCCCGGCCGATGGTAAAAGAACGTAACTCACCCGCGCTCAATTTTATAGGGTTCATTTTATCATCGAGCTTATACTCAATAAACGCTTCCTCTTTTACAGGCCCTTTCCCTTTAGGGTTCGGATTAATAAAACCGGTTTGCCTGATGCCCTTCGTATCAGTAAAACTTCCGGCTTGCCATTTTTGAGCGTACGCAGTAACCGTCGAAATTATAAATATTAGTATAGCTGTACAGCAGTTCTTCATTGTTCAAGTTTAATCAATTAGCGACGGTTGCTTACCTGTGTTGTAAAATACTATCAGCTCGTCCATATCGCCATAACGAAATGTTTTATCCTTTATTTTGGCGGTAACCTTCGGCTTATCGGCCATAATGCTCGCCGTAATCTCCTCAAAGTTCTGCATGGTTATTGTGGCCAGTGAATTTTCATCCTGCCCGTAATAATAACCATGGTAACTCCTAAGCGCATCAGCATGGCCACCTATTTCGGCACCGGTATCGCCGCCAAGCAATCCTCCTATAATTGATCCGCGGCTAAACTTTTTAGGCCGGGGCCTTGCAACGTATATCTTAGTCGGTCCATTTGTAAGCACCTGTACAAATACCGGTTGCCCGAATACCGGCGCGTGCGAAACCCTGAAGCTGTCCTTTTCTATAACGAAGGCGTTCATATCTGCAGCAGTTAACTTCAGTTCGTCGGCTCTTTTCGAGGGCTTATATAATAAGTGTTGTTCATCCGCTTTAATCAATCCGGCATGGCGGGCGTTGTTCAAATCGTAATAGCATCCCTTTTTCCACTGCGCGGACGCGGTTAAAGTAATTGCGGATGTAAATAAAACTAAAGCGGCTTTGTATAATAATTGCATAAGTCAGGATTTTTTGTGGATGGACTTCCTTAATCGCGCTTGGTTTAATTTCAAATGTAAAATATGCTGTACGCCTAAAGCAACTTTGATCAGCATAACTTAGTTTTGCACTAAATATACCATCTAAATTACAGTTGATGCAAATTACAGTTGATCTGCGTAGCGATACCGTTACCAAACCCACGCCTGCCATGTTAGAGGCCATGATGAACGCTAAAATTGGCGACGACGTTTTTGGCGAGGATGAAAGTGTTGCAGAGCTGGAGCAGAAGGCTGCGGCTATGTTTGGCATGGAGGCCGGTTTGTTTTGCCCCTCAGGCACCATGACCAACCAGATCGCCATTAAATGTTTCACCCAGCCGATGGATGAACTGATTGCCGACCAAACGGCCCACGTTTACCGTTATGAGGGCGGCGGAATTGCTTTTAATTCCGGCGTATCAACACGACTATTGAACGGCTACCGCGGCATACTGACCGCCGAAATGATTGAGCCGGAAATAAACGCCGAAAACATACATTATCCGCACACAAGTTTGGTTGTGCTTGAAAATACAGTAAACAAAGGAGGCGGCAGCTGCTACACGCTTGAGCAAATAAAGCCCATTGCCGAGCTATGTAAAGAACGTGGACTTAAATTGCACCTGGATGGCGCGCGGATATTTAACGCGCTTATGCACACGGGCGATAAAGCTATCGACTACGAGAAATATTTTGACGGAATTTCGGTTTGTTTATCCAAAGGGCTTGGTACACCTGTTGGCTCTGTTTTATTGGCTGATAAGGAAACTATACACAAAGCGCGCCGCATACGCAAAGTATTGGGTGGCGGCATGCGGCAAGCAGGATTTTTAGCCGCTGCAGGCATTTATGCGCTCGACCACCATGTAGAGCGGTTGAAAATTGATCATCAGCACGCACTATTGTTAGCTAATGAGCTAAGCAAGTGTAATTGGGTAAGCCAAGTACTACCGGTTGAGACTAATATCATGTTATTTGACACCTTCGAACCGGCTGATTTAATAGTAAATAAACTTGCTGAGCATGGAATCAAGTGCGGATCTACAGACAAAAACAGAATTCGTTTTGTAACACATCTGGATATACAACCTCATCACGTAGAATATGCAATGAAAATTATGAAGAATTTAAATTAAGACTTTTGCCCGGAATATTTGATTATTAATCAAAAACCATATCTACAATAATTTAAATTCTTTAAAAACCAGCTCGTTTAAATAAAATTCTCAAACATATTTCACTTATTCATTAAAAATTACTCAAATTTGAGATGTATATCCCTCAAATGAATGGCAAAAAAGAATTTGATAGGCGAAACTTGCAATTGTTTTTTATGCAAATACAGTCTAAAGGAGTGGCAGGCAGCCATTAACACAAATAAAAAGAGCTTTAAAGTAAAAAAAGGCGAAAAAATATTTAAAGAAGGCGATCCGGTAACAGGAGTTTACTTTGTTCACTCCGGAACTGTTAAAGTTTACAAACGGTGGGATGCTGAAAAGGAATTGATTATACGCTTCGCTAAGGACGGAGCCATACTGGGCCACCGTGGCCTTGGTGGCGATGCCATTTATCCCGTATCAGCGGCAGCTTTGGAGCCCGGCGTTGTTTGCTATATTGATATGGATTTTTTTGAGGCGAGCCTGAAGGTAAACCCCGAATTATCATACCAGTTACTAATGTTCTTCTCCCAAGAGTTGCGCGAATCCGAAAAAAAGATGCGCAACCTGGCGCATATGCCGGTTAAAGGCCGCGTGGCAGAAGCGCTGATTCTATTGCATAAACAATTTGGCACAACGCCCGAAGGCTACATAAGCCTCGACCTAAGCAGGCAGGATCTCGCCTCATTCGCTGGCGCTACGTATGAGACCGTTTTTCGTGTAATTAATGAGTTGGTGGCCGAAAAATTAATTACACTGTCGGGCAAAAGTATTGCTATCGCCAATTACGACGGGTTGCTACAATTAACCCAGGAAGGGCTGGCATTTTTAGTGTAGATTACTTTTATCAAGGTCGAATTGTTAAGACGAGTTGATCTTTGTGTTATATTTTCTGTTCGGCCTATCCGTTAGGAAACAAATAGTGATAATTGCGCGTTATTACTAATACCAATCTGATAGACTGAAATGGTGAAGAATATTTTGATCATTGATGACCAGCCGGAGATGCTGGAATTAATGACTGACGTGCTGACCCCTGAAGGGTTTACCGTTACCGCATTATTGTATACCGATAACATTGTACAAACCGTAAATATATACCAGCCTGACATTGTACTGCTTGATCATTTGCTGGCCGGTGTAAACGGCGGAGAGCTATGCCGTGAAATTAAAACGCATCCGTTAACCTCATCCCTGCCGGTGTTACTATTATCAGGCTATCCGCGCTTGCTCGAAGCGTTTGGCGATTATGGTTGCGACGCCTTTATATCCAAACCGTTTGATCTTGACGAACTGATCACTACCATCAAAAGCTGCCTGGACAAAAGCGCGTATGCGCACGCTTAAATAAGGTATTATACGAGGTGTTTATTCAAGCACCTCGTATATAGTTACCGGTTTAGCCTTATTTTTCAAAACCACATCACCTATTTTTTCGCAATTGAAGGATTCCTTCGCCTTTTCGTAAGTGGCTTCATTTATCAATATCTGCCCCTCTTTGGCGGTGGATTGTAAGCGCTGAGCGACATTAACGATATCACCTATTACCGTATAATCGAGCCTTTTGAGCGATGCAGAACCGATATTGCCCGACACTACTTCTCCTGAATTAATACCTACAGAAACACCTGGCTTATACTTACGTTCGCCAGCGTCAATTTCTTCTGCCGACCGTATCTGATCGCGAACGGTTATCGCGGCATCAATGGCTCGATCAAGGTGGTAATTACCTCTGAAAACAGCCATAACCGCATCACCCATAAATTTATCTACATGGCCACCCTGCGCAATTATCTCTTTCACAATCTTATCAAACAATCCGTTCAACAGGTTGATAACCGTGTTTGGCGGTACCTGTTCAGTAAGCGCGGTAAAGCCACATATGTCAATAAACATCACGGTTGCATCAACCTGCTCATTGGTTAATAAGCTATTTTCAAACTCTTTGTGCGTCATAAAGTTGAGCACATTTTCGTCAACATACATTTTAAGTATGTTATTCTCTTTAATAGCCTTTATGGTTTCCTGCAGCTGCTTAACATGTTGTATGGTTTTTTGCATGGTTAAGTCCAGGTCGTCAAAATCAACCGGCTTACAAACAAAATCAAACGCCCCACGATTCATTGCCGTACGGATGTTTTGCATGTCTCCGTAAGCAGATACCACAACGGCCTTTAGCGTTGGGTTAGCCTCGGGCAAATGCGAAAGCAGCGTAAGCCCATCCATTACAGGCATATTAATATCGCTTAAAATAATGTCAAGGTCAGGGTGTTCCTTCACTTTTTCAAGCGCCTCGGCACCATTTTGCGCGAAAACAAACTCGTAGATATTCTCTCTTATCTTGCGGCGAAACTTTTGTTTTACCAGTAGTTCCAAATCCGCTTCATCGTCAACTACCAGAATTTTGGCCATTATTCAGCAAGGTTTTTAAGTTTTTGTTTAAGCAGATCAAAATCAAGCGGCTTGGTTAAAAAATCATCGGCGCCTTTGTCCATTGCCTGCCTGTAATTTTCCTCATCGCCATAAGCGGTTACCATCATTACAACGGGTGGTGGCGGCGGGTCGCCAAAATCTTCACGTATATGGCCCAGCAATTCAATACCGCTCATGCCGGGCATATTAATATCCGAAAGGATAAGCACCACTTCCGAATGTTTATCTTCCAGATATTTTAATGCATCTTCTCCCGAAAGGGCAAAATCAAACTCAACTTCCTGGTTACGTATCTCTTTGCGGAAGCGCTGCAAGAAAAGCGGTTGTACGTCCGCTTCATCATCAACAACCAATATTTTCATAAGAAGCTATAAAATTAACTATTTTTTGCTGATAGCGGTAAACTGATCATGAACTCGGTGTATTCGCCTTCTTTACTTTGCACGTCAATTTTACCGTTATGGCCCTTTACTATGATATCATAGCTTAAAGATAAGCCCAGCCCCGTACCCTCGCCTGTTGGCTTGGTAGTAAAAAACGGCTGCATAATTTTATCCTTTATATGCTCGGGAATGCCGGTACCGTTATCACGCACAAAAATCTCTATCATGCCGCGCTTCAACAACGTCGCTACCTCAACAACCGGTTTATATTTGGGATCGCCTTGCTTAACTTTTTGCTGTGTGGCGTAAAAAGCATTGGTAAATAAATTCAGCAATACGCGGCCAACATCCTGCGGTACAACTTCAACCGTAGGCAGGTTTTCGCTGAAACGGGTGAGAAGTTCGGCGTTGAATGATTTATCTTTGGCGCGTAATCCGTGGTAGGCCAGGCGCAGATATTCATCGGCCAGCTTATTAACGTCTGTAGCCTCTTTAATATTGGTACTTTGTCGGCTATGCTGTAACATGCCCTTCACAATACCATCAGCGCGTTTACCGTGGTGGCGTATCTTTTCCAGGTTTTGCTTGATATCAGCTGCTATGGCAAGCGCTTCGTCCTTATCTCCTTTGGCAAGTTCTTCTTCCATCTCCTCGATCAGCTCTGCGCTTACTTCCGAGAAATTATTGACGAAGTTGAGGGGATTCTGTATCTCGTGAGCAATACCCGCGGTAAGTTCACCCAGAGATGCCATTTTTTCTGATTGAATTAACTGTGCCTGCGTGGCCTTCAATTCCTTAACCAAATCCTGTAGTTCATTACGCTGATTGGTAAGCTCAGATGTACGTTCGGCCACAATGGCTTCCAGTTCATCCTTTTTTACCGACATCATACGTAGTTCTTGCTGTTGTTTCTTGGTGCTTGCCCAGCGCGCGAATATCCACACAAAGGCCAGCAATACGCCTATCTGAAAATAATCTTCATAATCACCATAAAATTCTGGCGCTACCAGGTCTAAAAAAGCATCCAGAAAACCCATTACAACCAGCGGTATGTGGGTATTGATGAACCCACGCAGCGGTTGAAAGTCGGGCTCTTTAAGTGTGTATGCCACAATAGCGCCCAAAATAAACGGCCCCAGGAAAGGCGTCACAACATCCGGCATAATTCTGCCAAAAACAAAAAATGAAATTACCACACCGATGGCTGACCATCGAAGCAACGCATTCCATTTATCAAACAGCTCGGTAAATTTTACGGAGGTGCGTAAACGAGTTAAGAGCAAAAAAGCGCCCAGGTAAACAAAAAAATACATATCGAAATAAAGCAGGCCGGTTAATGATCATGGCTGGCTACCAAATATAACATTTCCGTTTATTAAACCATTACAGCCTATAAATAGAAACATTTGAATATATTAGCCTTGAATTTGAAGTATTGCTATTAAACCTTGTTTTGGGGGATTTGCAATGCGAATTTATAAGTACACATTTTACAGATGAAGAACCTGCCACGTTGGTTAATTGACACGGTTTACACAGTTTTAGGTATATTATTTTGCGGTTTCGCGCTCAAAAGCTTTATGATACCCAATAAGTTTTTTGATGGCGGGGTAACCGGCATGGCGCTGCTTATACATGAGCTTTACCACTTAAATATAGCCTATGTAATTGTGCTGGCCAACGTACCTTTCATTATAATGGGTATGTACCAGGTAAACCGTGTGTTCGCTTTCCGTACGGTGGCGGCTATACTTGGTTTGGGGTTGTGTTTGCTTTACGTTCCGTACGAGCCTATAACCTCAGACAAATTGCTGGTTTCCATTTTTGGCGGGGTGTTTATGGGTATAGGCGTGGGTTTGGCTATACGTGGCGGATGCGCGCTGGACGGTATTGAAGTGTTGGCCCTATACACCGGGAAACGCATCAGCTTTACTATCAGCGAAATCATCCTCGGCATCAACATCGTGATTTTCCTGATCGCGGCTATTGAGGTAACGCTGCCAACAGCTTTATATTCGATACTAACCTACTACACCGCATCGCGAACCATCAACTTTGTTATAGAAGGTTTGGAGGAATATACCGGCGTAACCATTATATCGTCGGAAAGTGAAGAGGTGAAGCGTCGTTTGGTGATGGAATTAGGCCGTGGTATCACCGTTTACAAAGGCGAACGCGGCTTTTTGAAGGAAAGCTTTGATGTAAGCCACCCGGTTGATATTGTTTATACCGTAGTTACCCGCCTTGAAGTTAGGCGACTGCGCAACCTGGTGCATGATATTGACTCAAAGGCGTTTGTATTTACCAGTACCATTAAAGAGGCTGCCGGCGGCGTGCTTAAACGCCGGGCAAGGCACTAAGCGTGATTAACAATAAACCCTGCTATCTGCTGTTGCTCGTGCTCGGTTAACAAATCGCCTTTGAATGTCCAGCTACCATCAATAAAAGTAATTTTACCCAGATAATCCGGATTAAGTTCATCAGGTATATCCGTGTTACTTTCGGTAGTTTCCAGCGGTTCGGTAAACAAAAAACTTTCGTTATCGGTTGCGTTTTTCAGCAAGCGGTAAACGCCGGTATCGGTAAGCTCGCCGCTATCATCGCGCTTTAATATAGGCTCAATAATTATTTTTCTGACAGTTCCGTTATCTGCGGATGTTTTGAATGCTACGGGGTTGATCATGATTAGTCTGTTTAATTTATTAACCGCAAATACCGGCCATCTGTTTTAACAGTTAATCACTGTAACGATCATTGCGCCAAGGATAAGCCGTGTTTGAATAGCCCCGCTCCTCCCAAAAACCTAATTTGTCGGCAGATAAAAACTCAATGCGCTTTATCCATTTCGCGCCCTTCCAGGCGTAAAGCTGGGGGGTGATCATGCGTACCGGGCCACCATGCTCATGCGGCAGCGGCTGACCTTCGTAGGTATGTACTAATAATACATCCGGCTTCAAAGCTTCCTGTAATGATACATTGGTGGTATAGGTATCATAACCATAGCACATAATATGTGTTGCCGTTTCTTTTGGATGAACTAACGCAGCCAGATCAAGCAGGCTTACGCCTTTCCAGTGCATGTTGAGTTTTGACCAGGTAGTTACACAATGAAAGTCAGATGTATCCCTGGTTTGCGGCAGATCCATAAACTGTTTCCACGTTAACCGCACCGGATTTTCTACCTCACCATCAATAGTTAAACGCCACCTGTCTAAAGGAACATTAGGTTGATAACCGAGGTCAAGCACCGGCCATTTTGAGGTTGCTGTTTGCCCTATCGGGATCACGGGCATACCGTGCCTGTTGGGTTCGCCCGAGCCTTTGGGTTTATCGTCGGCAACGGATGGTGTGTTGCGCATCTGTTCCTCAAAACGCGCTTTCAGTTTCATGCGGGCCTCAATTATGCGGTTAAGCTTATCCTGATCTTCCATAGCGATTGTTTTTACTTCTCTGCCCGCAAAAGTTTTGCCATCATCCGGCTAAAAAACTCCGGTGTAACGCCTATGTAGGCGGCGATATCCTTTTTTGGTAATTGATGTATTAACGTTGGGTACCTGCGGCAAAAGTTATTGTAACGCTCTTCGGCCGGTAAACTCAAGTTATCCATCAATCTTTGCTGGTAAGCTACCAGTGAATTTTCGGTTATAATTCTGAAAAACCGTTCAAATTTAGGCACTTCGTGATATAAAAGTTCCTGCTTTACTTTGGAGAGCAGTAATATTTCGGTAGGCTCAATGGCATCGATATTTAAAGTACCGGGCTTTTGGCTAAGCAAACTGTACATATCGGCTATCCACCAACCCGCGGGGGCAAAATTCATTACATGCTCCAGCCCGTTCTCATCAACCGTATAGCCCCGCAGGCAGCCGCTGTTCACAAAAGCTGAATATTTGCAAACCTCAAATTCCTTCAATAAAAACTGCTTGCGTGTAAGCTCCTTTGGATGCAGCAGGCTTAAAAAATACTCCCTTTCTTCATCGGTAAGGCCAATGTATTTGCCAATGCTTTTCAGTATCAGATCGGTTGACATAGATAGTAATCGCGATAAAAACGCAATATACCACTAAAAGCGCCTCCGTTGATCTAAAAAATAATGAACAGCGAACTACGTACCTGCGCTTTCAAGTTGCGGCTGCGGTGGCCTTTGCCCTCGGTATCTTCCATCAGCAACACCTCCCCTGCCGCAAACTGCCGCTTTTCGCCGGTTGATGTCTCGATTTCCACACCGCCATCAAGCAGCACAACGTACTGCCTTTGCGGTGCAGCATGAAAATCATCATAAGTGGGTACTACTTTACGGAAGATCAGCTCCTTTACCCCCACCTTTTCCGAGAAATAACCTATCGGCCCGCCCTCATGCAACGGATAATATACTTCATCAAAACGGCTGTCGCCATTTTCATCGGCATAAACCCGGGTTACTTTAAATGCTTCCATCATTTTAATATTTATCATACTTACGAAACTGCATCGATGTACAAAATGCCAGCAGCCTGTCGCGCAATCTTTTAATGAAACACATATTGATTAGCCAGATCAATTTCCTGCTGAATAATGGTATGCGGACGGCCTTTGAATATCGTCACATTCACATCAGCATTTAGTTTTTTCAGCAGTTCCACACTTTCCTCAACCCTGGTTAAGGGTACATGCGGGTCAGGGTCGCCGGTGGTTATCAGTATTGGAGTTCCGTTAAAACTGCCAGTATATTTGCCTGCATCAAACTGCGGGCCTATCAAGCCGCCGGTAAAAGCTACCGCGCCACCATATTTTTTGGCATTAAGGGCGATATACTCCAAGGTTAAACACGCCCCTTGCGAGAATCCTGCGAAATAAATTTTTTCGGCAGGGATGCCTTTACTGATGATCTCGTCAACCAGTTCACCAATCACCTCAATGGCCGAGTTAAGCGCGGGCTGGTTTTGCTCGTCAGCCGCCATAAAACTGTATGGGTACCAGCTATGGTTGCTGGCCTGCGGCGCGTAAATGGCCAGATCTTCTGTATTTAATTCATCAGCCAGACTGATGATATTTTCTGCCGAGCCGCCCCTGCCATGTATCATGATCAGGGCACCGCCGGCTTCGGCAATTGGTTTGCCGGCGGTGATATATTGTTTATGATGTGTGTACATTACTTAAGCTAATTTTGGTAAGGTAGTTTCTAAACTTGCACGGTATTGCTCGTATTGTGCAGGCAATTTAAGGTGCTGACCTAATTCTTCAACCG
This Mucilaginibacter defluvii DNA region includes the following protein-coding sequences:
- a CDS encoding sensor histidine kinase yields the protein MYFFVYLGAFLLLTRLRTSVKFTELFDKWNALLRWSAIGVVISFFVFGRIMPDVVTPFLGPFILGAIVAYTLKEPDFQPLRGFINTHIPLVVMGFLDAFLDLVAPEFYGDYEDYFQIGVLLAFVWIFARWASTKKQQQELRMMSVKKDELEAIVAERTSELTNQRNELQDLVKELKATQAQLIQSEKMASLGELTAGIAHEIQNPLNFVNNFSEVSAELIEEMEEELAKGDKDEALAIAADIKQNLEKIRHHGKRADGIVKGMLQHSRQSTNIKEATDVNKLADEYLRLAYHGLRAKDKSFNAELLTRFSENLPTVEVVPQDVGRVLLNLFTNAFYATQQKVKQGDPKYKPVVEVATLLKRGMIEIFVRDNGTGIPEHIKDKIMQPFFTTKPTGEGTGLGLSLSYDIIVKGHNGKIDVQSKEGEYTEFMISLPLSAKNS
- a CDS encoding YitT family protein, with translation MKNLPRWLIDTVYTVLGILFCGFALKSFMIPNKFFDGGVTGMALLIHELYHLNIAYVIVLANVPFIIMGMYQVNRVFAFRTVAAILGLGLCLLYVPYEPITSDKLLVSIFGGVFMGIGVGLAIRGGCALDGIEVLALYTGKRISFTISEIILGINIVIFLIAAIEVTLPTALYSILTYYTASRTINFVIEGLEEYTGVTIISSESEEVKRRLVMELGRGITVYKGERGFLKESFDVSHPVDIVYTVVTRLEVRRLRNLVHDIDSKAFVFTSTIKEAAGGVLKRRARH
- a CDS encoding molybdopterin-dependent oxidoreductase produces the protein MEDQDKLNRIIEARMKLKARFEEQMRNTPSVADDKPKGSGEPNRHGMPVIPIGQTATSKWPVLDLGYQPNVPLDRWRLTIDGEVENPVRLTWKQFMDLPQTRDTSDFHCVTTWSKLNMHWKGVSLLDLAALVHPKETATHIMCYGYDTYTTNVSLQEALKPDVLLVHTYEGQPLPHEHGGPVRMITPQLYAWKGAKWIKRIEFLSADKLGFWEERGYSNTAYPWRNDRYSD
- a CDS encoding Crp/Fnr family transcriptional regulator → MSTDLILKSIGKYIGLTDEEREYFLSLLHPKELTRKQFLLKEFEVCKYSAFVNSGCLRGYTVDENGLEHVMNFAPAGWWIADMYSLLSQKPGTLNIDAIEPTEILLLSKVKQELLYHEVPKFERFFRIITENSLVAYQQRLMDNLSLPAEERYNNFCRRYPTLIHQLPKKDIAAYIGVTPEFFSRMMAKLLRAEK
- a CDS encoding alpha/beta hydrolase; protein product: MYTHHKQYITAGKPIAEAGGALIMIHGRGGSAENIISLADELNTEDLAIYAPQASNHSWYPYSFMAADEQNQPALNSAIEVIGELVDEIISKGIPAEKIYFAGFSQGACLTLEYIALNAKKYGGAVAFTGGLIGPQFDAGKYTGSFNGTPILITTGDPDPHVPLTRVEESVELLKKLNADVNVTIFKGRPHTIIQQEIDLANQYVFH